The genomic DNA GCGCAACCGGGAGGGCGCCGCGCCCGAGAGCACCAGGAGCGGCTGCTCGGAGCCTCGCGGCTTGCGCTCCACCGTGCGCAGGTCCACCTGCGACTGGAAGTCCACCCCCATGCCGGGCGTCGCTCCGCGCGTCATCCGGTAGAGCAGGTCCACGAGCTTGCCCTCGGCCCGCCACAGCGTGGCCACCATCAGCCCCGTGCCTCCCGCGACCAACCCGAGGAACACGCCAAAGCCCACGACGCCCTTCGCTCCCGAGCGCATCAAACCGCTCTCGCGAAAGGCCACCGCCAGCACGCCAAGCACCACCGCCAGCAACACCCAGATGCCCTCGCCGAGCCCGTGCACCCGCAGGCTGAGCGCCACCAGCAGGCACGCGTACGTCCAGGAGTAGTGGCGCTCGCGGCCCAGGGCGCAGAACACGCACAGGCCCGCCAGCGCGCCACACAGGGGGCCGAAGAAGCCGGGAGGAAAGAGCCCCGTGGGCGGCAGGCTCACCCACAACATGGCCGTGCCCACGCCCGCCCCGGCCACCCCCGAGGCGATCAACCTCGCGGGCGTATAGGCCACCCGCGCGTCCAGCAGCACCGCGGCCAGGAGCCCCACCAGCACCGGCGCGACCACGAGCCACCGGCCATGCGCCACCGCGTGCAGCGCGAGCGCCGCCGCCACCGGCAGCAGATCAAACAGCCGCCCCACCCTGGGACTCATGGCGCCACCCTCCGGGCCTCGGGGGCCAGCTCCTCGGGAGGCCCGTCCGAGCGCACCGCGAACACCCGCACCGCCACGCCCCGCTCCTCCAGCCGCGCCACCAGCGCCGCGCGCCTCGGCTCCCAGTCCATCACCACGAAGAGCACCGCCGACAGGCGGCTCGCCTCGGGCAGCAGCACCGCCTCCAGCGCGTCCACATCCAACCGCTCCCCGGACTCGATCGCCGCGAGGATTTCCAGGATGTGCTCCACGTGCGCGAGCGCCCGCCCCGCCTGGAAGTGGAACACCCGCGAGCCCGCGGCGAACACGTCGAGCAGGTACTCCTGGCGCGCCAGCACGTCCGCCAGCCCCGCCGCGAGCGACAGCGCCCGCTCCAGCAGCTCGTCCTCCCGCCGCGAGCGCGACTGCACGTCCAGCACCAGCGCCAGCCGCACGAAGAACTCCTCCTGGTACTCCTTCACCACCAGGCGGCCCGTGCGCGCGAACGAGGGCCAGTGGATGTCCCGCGTCCGGTCTCCCTCGTGCCAGTCGCGCGTACCGGAGAACTCGGTGGACTCGCCCACCTGGCTGGCCACGGCGATGCCGCCCGGCTGGTGGTTGCGCCCATGGGGCACGTCGAGCGCGTCGAGCGGCGTGAAGCGCGGATAGACGAGCAGCCGATCCTGGGAGCCCGAGCGCCGGGCGCTCTTCACCAACCCCGCGGGAAAGACGCTCGCCGCCTGGAGCCCCCCGAGCACGTAGACGCCCCGGGTGGTGCACTTGAGGCGCAGCGTCACCTCGGTGGACTCCCCGGGGGCGAGCACGTCGATGACGGGCGGCTCGTCCACGCGCCGCAGCTCGGCGGGCAGGCCTCGCTCCTCCACCACGAGGTGGCGCACGGGACGGCGGCCCGTGTTGAGCACGCGCACGCGGTAGCTGAGCATGTCCCCGGCGGACACGGGTGGAGGCAACAGGCGGGTGAGCGACACGCGCGGCCGGAAGGGCAGTCCCACCAGGACGGCGGCGGCGAGCGCGATGAAGGCGAAGGAGAAGAAGAGGATGAGCGGGGTGACGAGCCCCCCCAGCAGCAGGAAGCCCGTGGCGAGCGCCGTCCACATCACCACGCGGCCCACGGGGGTGAACCACCCGTGGTAGCGGTCGGCGAGGACACGGATGAAGCCGTGCTCCTCGGCCGGCATGAAGAACGACCAGCGGCGCGGGGGGGCCATCCGTTAGTAGCCGAGATCGAGCTTCTGGGCCTCGGCGGCCAGTTCACTCAACGCTTCTTCCTGGCGGCGCTCCTGCTCGCGCTTGAAGGCGAGCAGGTGCTCGAAGCGGATGCGGCGGTGGGTGCCCGTCTTGTGGAAGGGAATCTTCCCCTGGTCCAGCAAGCCGATGAGGAAGGGCCGGGACACGTTGAGCAGGTGGGCGGCCTCCTGGGTGGTCAGCTCGGCATGGACGGGCACGAGCGTCACCGCGTTGCCCTGGGCCATCTGCTCCAGGATCTGGACGAACAGCGCGAACGCGCCCCGGGGAATGGAGATGGTCTCCTGTGCGTCGGAGACCGCCGACCGCAGCAGGACGTCAGGAGAGCGGCGCTTGGAGCCCTTGAGCAGCGGCGCCAACATCCGGGCCGCTTCGGCGGCCTTCTCGGCCTCGGCCCCACTCGGGGGCGCCATGTCATTCAGATTCAATTCGGTTCCCATGTCGCCACGCTCCCGGCGAGACCCTGTCGTCAGACCCAGTATCAGAGGACAAAGTATCACGTGATACCCAACGCAATATTCGCAATAAACGAAGCAAACGCAACCGCATCGTGTTACCCATCAACAGGTCCCTGGTGGGCATGGAGCTTGCTTGGTCGCATCACGGACAGGGTTGCCGTGGTGACACCACCGAGAGGGTCTTCATCGTGCCATTCATCGTGGTCTACGACGCATGCGTCCTGCATCCCGCGCCCCTCCGGGATCTCCTCGTCAGGCTGGGACACACCGGCCTCTGCCAGGTGAAGTGGAGCCGTCGAATCCTGGACGAGTGCTTCCACGGCATCTTGAGACATCGGCCCGACCTGACGTCCGAACAGCTCGCGAGCAGCCGGAAACGACTGGAGGAGGCCATTTTCGACGTCGAGGTAACCGGCTACGAGGAGTTCATCGAGGGAATCACCGGCCTGCCGGACCCGAGCGATCGTCACGTGGTCGCCGCCGCCGTGCGCTGTGGCGCCCAGGTCATCGTCACGAGCAACCTCAAGGATTTTCCCAAGCGGGTCCTCGCGCGCTACGGCATGGAGGCGCAATCCCCGGATGACTTCGTCCTCGACCTCATCGATTTGAACGAGGGTGCCGTCCTCCAGGTCATCCGCGCTCAGGCGGCGGTCCTGAAGAATCCACCGAAGCGTCCCTCCAATGTCCTGGACAGCCTGCACCACAATGGACTGGTCCGCTCGGTCGCCCGGCTCCGGGAACTCCTCGACGGCTGAGCGGAAGCCCTACCGTGGCACCGGCACCGTGCCGACCAGTTCCCCCAGGAGCACCCGCTTGTCCGAGCCCGCATAGCGCGCCCGCGTATCGAGCACCAGGCGATGGGCCAGGACTGGCACCGCGAGCGCCTTCAAGTCCTCGGGCAGCACGTAGTCGCGGCCCTGCATCAGCGCCCGTGCCCGCACCATGCGCCCGAACAGGAGCGCCCCTCGCGTGGACACCCCCAGGCGCAGGCTCGGGTGCCCACGCGTCGCCTGCACGAGCCGCAGCAGGTAGTCCGCCACCGACTCCTCCAGCCGGACCTCCTGCACCCGCTCCTGCAACCTCACCACTTCCTCCAGCGAGCACACCGGCCGCAGGTCCTCCAGCGGCGGAGGCCCCGAGCGCGTCATGAGCAGCGCGCGCTCCTCGTCCTCGGGCAGGTAGCCGAGCGAGAGCTGCACGGCGAAGCGATCCAACGAGGCCTCGGGCAGCGGGTAGGTGCCGTGGAACTCCACCGGGTTCTGCGTGGCCAGACACAGGAAGGGCGGCGCGAGCACGTGCGTCTGCCCGTCCACCGTCACCTGCCCCTCGCTGAGGGCTTCCAGGAGCGCGGACTGCGTGCGTGGCGAGGCCCGGTTGATCTCGTCCGCGATGAGCACGTTGGCGAACAGCGGCCCCGGCCGGAAGCGGAACAGGGCCTCCTGCGGCAGGAAGATGGACGAGCCGATGATGTCCGTGGGCAACAGGTCCGGGGTGAACTGCACCCGCTTGAAGGCCCCGCCAATGCCCGAGGCGAGCACCTTGGCGAGCGTCGTCTTGCCCGTGCCCGGCACGTCCTCGAGGAGCACGTGGCCACCGGCCGCCACGGCGCAGACCACCAGCTCCAACGCCTCGCGCTTGCCCCGGATGACACGCTCCAGGTGTTCGACCAGCCGGGACATCAACGCGCGCTCGGAGGCCGCCGACGCGGAGACGGAGGAGCGCGGAACGGGAGAGGAGGACATCATCGGCCGGGTAGCGTAGCAGCCTTGCATCCAAGGACGCGATTTCCCCAGGAGGCCCACAGTGCCTCAACCTCCGTCTGATAGGGGTAACGGCGGCCGATCGAGACATCCCTCGTTCGCGAGCAGCAGCAACAACAGGTCGCCGTCTCCAGCAACCCCGGCGAGCCAGTGCCTGAAGTGCGAACATCGCGACCACGCTCGTCTTCAACGCCGCCATCGACAGGGTCTCGGTGAATATGGAGGGACGGGCAACGCGCTTCCAGCTGCTGGTGGACGTCGGCGAGCGCACGCTCTACCTCGAGCCGCTCGTAGCTCCAGGGGACGGGGAGCGGCGGGGCCCGCAGGTGCGCTACAAGGACGGCGCTTCTCCAGCGTACGCCAGCTTCGCGCTCGTCTCCGCCCCACACGACGGTAGCTCTCCCGCACATTACCGCTCTGCATCCGCACGCCCCCCTTGACAAAGTCCCATCTGTCTATGCTCGGCTATCATCCGCCGACCTCCAGCGCTGAGCAGCCAACCCCATGTCCTTCAACAAACAGTGGAAGCTGGCCTCGTATCTCATCGTCGGGTTCAACGACGCTGTCGCCCGCGAGACCAGCCGCCTTGTCCCCGTGGGCAAGGTGCTCATGCATTTGCCGGACTGGTTGCGTTCGCGAAAACAGACTCTTCAGGAGATCTACGAAGTCCTGGAGCGGAATCAGCCCACGTCCTCCTCAGGAACAAGCAGCGGAAGCCGCGAGAAGCAGCTCACGCAACGCCTCACCGACGCCTTCAAGAACGGCAAGCTGCTGGCGCTCGAACTCGAACCACCCGTCTTTCAAATCCAGGCCGCAAGCACGTCGCCGAGCGCCGTCGCCCTGGAGAAGCAGAAGACGCGGGCTGCGCAGTTCCAGCGGAGCACATCGTCTCAGCGGAGCGCTCCACAGAACGGCAAGGAGGCGTCCCAACCGCAATCCGAGGTGTACGTTGGCCCGTTCAAACTGTTCATCACGGCGGGGATGAACGATCAGAACCTCGTTGTCCATGCGTGCATGCGCGTGTTCAAGCTCGACATGCCTGCTGCTCAACACCTCGTCCATAGCGAGGGCATGTTCGTCAATTTCTCCATCACCAAAGAAAAACGCGCGGCGGGGTTCGTGGAGTTCTTCGTCGAGGCCAGCCTCTACCAGAGGGTGATGTACAGCAAGACCGGCAAGACCTACGGGACAGCCGAGCGCGAGGCGAAGGAGCGCCGACAGCGCTTCAAGGAGAGCTCCAAAACACACCAGCAGCGCATCCGGGAGATCGTGGACCAGGAGTACACGCAGCGCGCCGGGTACAAGCCCGATGGCGCGGAGGGATCGAAGGGGGAGCAGCAGCGCCTCCGGGAGGCCATCGAGGACGATGTCCTCCGCGAGGAGGAGGTTGCGACTGCCGCCGCCAAGGCCCGGCTCGATGCCTTGCCCCAGGACGTCAAGACCCTGTTGCCCGGCGCGGCGACGGCCAAGCCCGAGGACTACGCGCAGCTCACCCGCATCGGAGAGAAGCTCAAGCAGCTAACCCCCGAGGAGCGCGCTCTCTACAGGCTGCTGGCCACCTCGCTCACCAAGGACCTGGACCAGTTCGAAAAAGCGGTGGACACATTCCTCTTCCACCGCAAAGCACTCACCGAGCAGATCGCGGCAGCCACCGCGCAGCAACCCACCGGCGGGCCCACTCTGGAGGACGTGTCGCAGCAGGTCTGGGAGGGCTTCGATACCAGCCAGTTACCCTTACTCAGCGCGAGAGAACGACGCTCGCTCGCCCGCGACCTCTCTTGGAAGCAGTCGAAGGCGCAGCTCAAGCACATGCTCGAACATCCCGGCCAGACGGCGGCGGGGATGGCGCGATCCATGATCCGGCTGGACGAGTTCGCTACCGCCATGGCCGACGACATCCGAGCCGCAGCGGATGGCGACCGCTACGCCTATTCGCGATGGGCCGCGGGGCTCGGCGCGCTCTCTAAAGCCTTGGGCTTAACGGCGGCCGTGCTCGGCACCGTGGCGGCGCTCATCTACGTGGGGCTGCTGTTCATCCCCGGCGTCAACGTGGCCGTGCTCGCCACCACCGCCCTCTACATTGGAGTCGGGATGCTCGTCCTCGGCGGTTGCGAATATGTGCTGCGCATCCAGGCAGCCGGCGAGGCCACCACCGAAGCCTCTTTCCGCGCCGAGGTGGACAAGGCCGCCGAGGTAACCACCAACACCATGGTGGGCGCGGGGATGCTGGGCTCGGGCCTGCTGTTCCGGTTCATCGGTCGGCTCCCGCTGGGAAACCGGCTGCAGAACGTGGGCGCGGTCCTCAAGCGCGCGCGTGAGACGGTGGCGAGGACCCCGCGGGGCCAAGCGTTCATCAAGTGGCGCGCAGACCTGCTCTTCGAGTTGCGCCAGAAACAGGCCGCCATGTGGGCGGCGCTCGGCCAGACGACGAAGATGATGATGGAGCAGGCCAGGGTACTCCAGAGCATCAAGAGCGGCAAGGCGCTCGCGGAGCGTCTCTCCGCCGGAGACCCCGCACTCCTGGAACTCACTGGGCTCACGAAAGAGCAGGGCCGACAATACCAGAAGATCGTCGGGACCCCCGAGGGCCATGCCTCGCTGGAGCGCCTGCGGCAGGAACTGCTCCGGGCCGTGCATGACGCGCCGGCCGCCATGGAGCAGCAGGTCCAGCGACTGGACGCCGAGGTGAAGAAGGCCATCCAGGCGCTCGAGAAGGCGGCGACCGCCGATCAGGCCCAGGCGACCCTTGCGAAGGTGGAGAAGAACCTGGGCGAAGGAGCCGTCGATCAGGCTGCGGCGGACCAGCACGGTCACCTCAAGGAACGCCTGGTGGGCGACGCGCCGGATCCCGAGATCCCTGCGAAACAGTGGCTTGAGCGACTCACCGCGCGCCTGACGCCGAAGGCCAAGAAGGCGCTGGCGGAGCTACGCGAGCAAATGACGGACACGCAGGTCCGCGCCTTGCTGGAGAACGAGGGAGGCAAGGCGTACCTCGAGCGGCAGGCGAAGCTCAAAGAGCTCGCCCGCAAACACGGGACCGACAACCAGGCCGCGACTGCTGCATCCAAGCAGCCGACCATCGATGCAGTGGCCGAAGCAAAGGCCAGCGCCACCCTCGACAAACTTGAGCAGAAGCTCTCGCCGACGGCGCGCGAGCAGTTGCAGTCAATGCGACGCAACTCCGAGTCCGAGCTGAGCATCTGGGCGAACGTTCAGAAACAGGGAGGAGCGAGCTACCTGGAGGGTATGGCCAAGGCGCGAACCAAGGCGAAGACTGCCGACAAGTCCGTGCTGGAGAGGTCAAGCGAGTTCGTCCAGACGTTCAAGAAACAGCTCCTCAAGTACGACTTCCTACGCAGGCGCGAGGTCCGCGACGTCCTCTTGGGGAAGGGGTCAGCCGAGGACAAGCAGCATGGCCTGCGAGGGCTCATCGCCGAGGAGGTGGCTGCCGAAGAGGTGCTCGCGGCGCATGGAGGCAACAATCCCGGCAACGTCCTACACCGCGGCCTCCGAGTCATCCAGGAGCAGAAAGGCTTTCGCTCGGTGGAAGAGTTCCGCGCAGACTTCGCGGCGAAGAACGACGGTAAGGTCTTCGAGGGCGCCTTCCCCAAGTACGGGAAGGTGTACATCAAGGTGGGGGAGATCGACCTCCTGCTGGTCGAAGAGCAGCCCTCCGGCAAGGCGCGCATCCGCTATCGCGAAGAGGTAAAGTCCGGCGCCGGTGACACCCCCGGCAAGGCGCAAAAGCAGCTCGACGAGGTGGGCCGACTGTTCGAGAAAGCCGCTGCGGGCGATGAAACCATCCGGTTCGAACTGCCCGACGGCGTCGACATCACGAAACAGCTCGACCTCGCCAGCGACGCGGCAGCGCTGAAGAAGCACCGCGGCCCTGTCCCTGTTGGCGACCCGAAGAACCAGAAGAGATACAACGAGTCGTTGGGGCTGACCGAAAGTGACCTCAAGAACCTTGCCACGAAGCTCTTCGAGGAATGGCAAGCCCAGCAGCAGAACAATGGCGGCGGTGGCGCCCCCACGCACTGAGTGGAGCACGACGCATGAACCTCTACATCCTTGGACTCGATGAGGGCGAAGCGGACTTCGACCCCCTTCAGAACCCGGCCGGGCTTCGCGACGAGCTTCCCGATGGCTCCCGCTACCTGGACCAAGCATGTCGGCTCCTTGAGCTGGTCAACCCACAGAAGGGCGCGCGCCTGCGTCACATCCTCGAGCACGATCTATTGGAGAACGAGTCGTTCCACCGGCTGATTCCATTGCTGGACCTCGGCCGCATCGTCGACCTGCTGCAGGGCATCGAGGATGACGTGTCAAAGGCGGCGGACGACCGGTGGCAGCTCCGCCCCGGGCCTGCCGCCGCTGTCCTAGCGAAGGCGTCCGGGCTCGTGGACACGTACGATAACAAAGAGGGCCGCACTGTTCAGACACTGTCGAACACCATGAACGCGGTGCTCGCCCTGCGTCAGTTCCTCATCGACGCCCTCGTACGAGGGCTCGAGGTCGCCATCGACTGAGTGTGTGCCTCCAGGGGGCTGCTCCGCCTCTCCACTGGCCCGGTGAACCTGCCCCGTTTGAGTCCCTCTCCCACACTTGGTGCGATCGCCCCTCAGGCGGCGAGCAGCACGCGACAAAGCAGCAAGCGTCCCCGCTCGCGCACCGCAGGGTACGGCCTCTACCGTGAAGGCCCCCTCATCGGCCGCATCACGGACGGAGCGGGACTGCTGGTGACGGGCACGCTGCTCTACGGCCAGCTTTGGACGACCCCTGGCCTGATAGATGAATTCGGCGAGGAGGCCATCATCGGCCGCTACTCACGGGCCGTCCTCCCGAACGGCCAGGAGTACCCGGTATGCATCGCCCTGGGCGGTTCGGACGGTCGCATGCCCCGGGAGCCAAGCGAGAAGCCCGGCACGTTCCGGATGCTGCGGGATTCTCCCATCAGCGCCGTCTGGCGCTGGCCGTGAGCCAGGTCCCCGCCCCCGAGTAGAGTGCGCCCCCTCCATGGCTTCCTCCGTCTCCGTACGCGGCGTGCTCTCGTTGGTGCGCCGCAACGCGGACTACCGCCCCGACTGCTCCTCGCCGCCCTCGTGTCCCTGCTCGGCGATTGGTCGTGTGCGTGCTTCCCGCGCTCGGACTGCTCGCCTCGCTCCAGTGGAAGTCCCCCTGCTCCCGCTCGCCCAGGCGGTGCTCGACACCAGCTGGGGCAGCATGCTCTTCGTCGGCGCGGCGCTCGGAGGCCTGGCCACGCTCGCCCTCGACCGCGAGGCGAGCGTCGCACTATGGGATGCTACTCGGCTCGTTGGTGAAAAGCGCATGGAACAGCGTGGTTTTTGGAGGTTCCAGCAATCCGGCGAAGAGCGGTACAGGCGTTT from Melittangium boletus DSM 14713 includes the following:
- a CDS encoding DUF2381 family protein, coding for MATTLVFNAAIDRVSVNMEGRATRFQLLVDVGERTLYLEPLVAPGDGERRGPQVRYKDGASPAYASFALVSAPHDGSSPAHYRSASARPP
- a CDS encoding DUF58 domain-containing protein, producing MAPPRRWSFFMPAEEHGFIRVLADRYHGWFTPVGRVVMWTALATGFLLLGGLVTPLILFFSFAFIALAAAVLVGLPFRPRVSLTRLLPPPVSAGDMLSYRVRVLNTGRRPVRHLVVEERGLPAELRRVDEPPVIDVLAPGESTEVTLRLKCTTRGVYVLGGLQAASVFPAGLVKSARRSGSQDRLLVYPRFTPLDALDVPHGRNHQPGGIAVASQVGESTEFSGTRDWHEGDRTRDIHWPSFARTGRLVVKEYQEEFFVRLALVLDVQSRSRREDELLERALSLAAGLADVLARQEYLLDVFAAGSRVFHFQAGRALAHVEHILEILAAIESGERLDVDALEAVLLPEASRLSAVLFVVMDWEPRRAALVARLEERGVAVRVFAVRSDGPPEELAPEARRVAP
- a CDS encoding AAA family ATPase; protein product: MQGCYATRPMMSSSPVPRSSVSASAASERALMSRLVEHLERVIRGKREALELVVCAVAAGGHVLLEDVPGTGKTTLAKVLASGIGGAFKRVQFTPDLLPTDIIGSSIFLPQEALFRFRPGPLFANVLIADEINRASPRTQSALLEALSEGQVTVDGQTHVLAPPFLCLATQNPVEFHGTYPLPEASLDRFAVQLSLGYLPEDEERALLMTRSGPPPLEDLRPVCSLEEVVRLQERVQEVRLEESVADYLLRLVQATRGHPSLRLGVSTRGALLFGRMVRARALMQGRDYVLPEDLKALAVPVLAHRLVLDTRARYAGSDKRVLLGELVGTVPVPR
- a CDS encoding PIN domain-containing protein — encoded protein: MPFIVVYDACVLHPAPLRDLLVRLGHTGLCQVKWSRRILDECFHGILRHRPDLTSEQLASSRKRLEEAIFDVEVTGYEEFIEGITGLPDPSDRHVVAAAVRCGAQVIVTSNLKDFPKRVLARYGMEAQSPDDFVLDLIDLNEGAVLQVIRAQAAVLKNPPKRPSNVLDSLHHNGLVRSVARLRELLDG
- a CDS encoding helix-turn-helix domain-containing protein, with translation MGTELNLNDMAPPSGAEAEKAAEAARMLAPLLKGSKRRSPDVLLRSAVSDAQETISIPRGAFALFVQILEQMAQGNAVTLVPVHAELTTQEAAHLLNVSRPFLIGLLDQGKIPFHKTGTHRRIRFEHLLAFKREQERRQEEALSELAAEAQKLDLGY